In one Culex quinquefasciatus strain JHB chromosome 2, VPISU_Cqui_1.0_pri_paternal, whole genome shotgun sequence genomic region, the following are encoded:
- the LOC119766138 gene encoding uncharacterized protein LOC119766138, with translation MPRTATPTHRLSSAHQTPLFVPTLRKNPACYPVSLGALIRFLPIAVILFRRDQAFAPFNILQDVAVESFTWESDREWRKISAPVHWRDWFPLPGGSSNPVKSISGSADT, from the exons ATGCCACGGACAGCAACTCCCACACACCGGCTAAGTTCAGCGCACCAAACACCACT GTTTGTACCGACTCTGCGCAAAAATCCCGCATGTTATCCCGTGAGCCTTGGAGCCCTAATCCGCTTCCTTCCGATTGCCGTCATCCTTTTTCGGAGGGACCAAGCGTTTGCACCGTTCAATATTCTCCAGGATGTCGCTGTTGAGTCGTTCACCTGGGAATCAGACCGCGAATGGAGAAAGATTTCGGCTCCGGTACATTGGAGAGACTGGTTTCCTTTACCGGGTGGCAGCAGCAATCCAGTCAAATCCATTTCCGGCTCTGCGGATACTTAG
- the LOC119767765 gene encoding uncharacterized protein LOC119767765, whose amino-acid sequence MPGMFGMPRNRCSLRSPPECQHLLGGGSRRGDWVDAGKGAETAIYGVPLDLQLDSGSGITIISRQNWVNVGSPKRLHRTATSRQLPGTNWASRRCSEQPTPSAERTRRAIAMFVWDVPFSSFCKLVGTQTPNQQVVELKAKFFEMHKENLYRALERLKSGFRVMLEKCR is encoded by the exons ATGCCCGGAATGTTCGGAATGCCCCGCAACAGATGCTc TCTTCGATCCCCGCCAGAATGCCAGCATCTGCTCGGGGGAGGAAGCCGCCGGGGTGACTGGGTCGACGCCGGGAAGGGAGCGGAGACGGCGATCTACGGAGTTCCATTGGACCTGCAGCTGGACTCGGGCTCAGGCATCACCATCATCTCCAGACAGAACTGGGTCAATGTCGGGTCACCTAAACGTCTCCACCGGACTGCAACGAGCAGACAGCTTCCGGGGACAAACTGGGCATCGAGGCGATGTTCAGAGCAACCAACACCATCGGCGGAACGCACAAGGAGAGCAATTGCTATGTTTGTCTGGGACGTACCATTTTCGTCGTTCTGCAAGCTGGTCGGAACTCAAACACCGAATCAGCAAGTGGTCGAACTGAAGGCCAAGTTCTTCGAGATGCACAAGGAGAATCTGTACCGTGCCCTGGAGCGGCTCAAGAGCGGGTTTAGGGTTATGCTCGAGAAATGCAGATAG
- the LOC6041837 gene encoding ATP-dependent DNA helicase PIF1 has protein sequence MQRCYEMASRPTSASIWRKCKRLVIDEISMVDGDYFEKTEAVGHYVRKNDKPFSEIQLILCGDYFQLSPVVKEGHACP, from the exons ATGCAGAGGTGCTACGAGATGGCCTCGCGACCCACATCGGCTTCGATTTGGCGCAAGTGCAAGCGGTTGGTTATCGACGAGATTTCCATGGTTGATGGGGATTATTTTGAG aaaaccgAAGCCGTTGGCCATTACGTCCGGAAGAACGACAAGCCCTTCAGTGAAATCCAGCTGATTCTGTGCGGAGACTATTTCCAGCTGTCGCCGGTCGTTAAGGAAGGGCATGCTTGCCCGTAA
- the LOC6041838 gene encoding hrp65 protein yields MHEMYKQKVEALKRDMVMEEKKLEAQMEFARHEHEIEQLREQLRKRAQDKARKKADWEMKEHFVIESRERLQQQMSDQRMGFQGNNNFNNRNKFFDMMNQGGGGGGENRNNSFGWEVRNYGHGGRNEMDQQQDQQQQQQQQQFQEGLPDQDRDRNRVLEVHAVKVAW; encoded by the coding sequence ATGCACGAGATGTACAAGCAAAAGGTCGAGGCACTAAAACGCGACATGGTCATGGAGGAAAAGAAGCTTGAGGCGCAGATGGAGTTTGCCCGCCACGAGCACGAGATCGAGCAGCTGCGTGAACAACTCCGCAAGCGGGCACAGGACAAGGCCCGCAAAAAGGCCGACTGGGAGATGAAGGAACACTTCGTCATCGAATCCCGCGAGCGACTTCAGCAGCAAATGTCCGACCAGCGAATGGGCTTTCAAGGCAACAATAACTTCAATAACCGTAACAAATTCTTCGATATGATGAACCAGggaggtggtggtggcggtgaaAACCGTAACAACAGTTTCGGATGGGAGGTTCGCAACTACGGCCACGGAGGACGAAACGAAATGGACCAGCAGCAGGatcaacagcaacaacagcagcagcagcagtttcaAGAAGGTCTGCCCGACCAGGACCGGGACAGGAACAGGGTCCTGGAGGTCCATGCGGTGAAGGTGGCATGGTAG